Proteins encoded in a region of the Marmota flaviventris isolate mMarFla1 chromosome 3, mMarFla1.hap1, whole genome shotgun sequence genome:
- the LOC114086072 gene encoding lysozyme C: MKAFLILGLLLLSVIVQGKVYERCELARTLKRLGMDGYRGISLANWVCLAKWESSYNTRATNYNPGSRSTDYGIFQINSRYWCNDGKTPRAVNACGISCSALLQDDISQAVTCAKRVVRDPQGIRAWVAWRNRCQNRNLSQYIQGCGV, encoded by the exons ATGAAGGCTTTCCTGATTCTGGGGCTTCTTCTCCTTTCTGTCATAGTCCAGGGCAAGGTCTATGAAAGGTGTGAGTTGGCCAGAACTCTAAAAAGACTTGGAATGGATGGCTACCGCGGAATCAGCCTGGCAAACT GGGTGTGTCTGGCCAAATGGGAGAGTAGTTACAACACCAGAGCTACAAACTACAACCCTGGAAGCAGAAGTACTGACTATGGGATATTCCAGATCAATAGCCGCTACTGGTGTAATGATGGCAAAACCCCAAGAGCAGTTAATGCCTGTGGTATATCCTGCAGCG CTCTGTTGCAAGATGACATCTCTCAAGCCGTGACTTGTGCAAAGAGGGTTGTCCGTGACCCACAAGGCATTAGAGCATG GGTGGCATGGAGAAATCGTTGTCAAAATCGCAACCTCTCTCAGTACATTCAGGGCTGTGGAGTGTAA
- the LOC114083867 gene encoding lysozyme C — protein sequence MKAFLILGLLLLSVIVQGKVYERCELARTLKRLGMDGYRGISLANWVCLAKWESSYNTRATNYNPGDQSTDYGIFQINSHYWCNDGKTPRAVNACGISCNALLQDDISQAVTCAKRVVRDPQGIRAWVAWRNHCQNRDLTQYIQGCGV from the exons ATGAAGGCTTTTCTGATTCTGGGGCTTCTTCTCCTTTCTGTTATAGTCCAGGGCAAAGTCTATGAAAGGTGTGAGTTGGCCAGAACTCTAAAAAGACTTGGAATGGATGGCTACCGTGGAATCAGCCTGGCAAACT GGGTGTGTCTGGCCAAATGGGAGAGTAGTTACAACACCAGAGCTACAAACTACAACCCTGGAGACCAAAGTACTGACTATGGGATATTCCAGATCAATAGCCACTACTGGTGTAATGATGGCAAAACCCCAAGAGCAGTTAATGCCTGTGGTATATCCTGCAATG CTCTGTTGCAAGATGACATCTCTCAAGCCGTGACTTGTGCAAAGAGGGTTGTCCGTGACCCACAAGGCATTAGAGCATG GGTGGCATGGAGAAACCATTGTCAAAACCGCGACCTCACTCAGTACATTCAGGGGTGTGGAGTGTAA